TAATTTCAAATTTTATTCATTTCATCGACATGATTCAATCCCGAAGCGTCGGGACATAAATAATTAATGATAGATAATAGCGATACCATATTGCTTTGCCCATTCGGTTCTTTTAAAAAACAAATACTGACTTCATATGAAAGGAGAATTAGCCAACTGTACCAGCTGTTTAAATGAAAATTGTTTCATTAAAAGGCATATTCATTTAGAACAAATGAAGAATTATATTGATAAAAAGCGCAGTTTTGTTTGTAAAAAAACACAACAATTTATCATTGAAGGAGCCCCAATTCAGGGTTTGTATTTTATATATAAAGGAAAAGTAAAAACGGTAAAAACTGGTATTCATGGACGAGAACAAATTGTTCGGTTGACTAAAGAAGGGGATACGGTTGGTTTCAGAGGATTTGGAACTAGTAAGCGCTATTTGATTGGAGCTTATGCGCTGGAAGACACCGTTTTGTGTAATTTTAGTAATGAAGATATGTTAGAAATTCTTCATACAATTCCGGAGTTTACCTTTGATTTAATGTTGTTTTATGCTGAAGAATTGAATAAAAGTGAAAATAACATTCGGAAAATTGCACAAATGAATGTGCGTGAAAGAGTGATTGATACCTTATTGTATATCCATAGAAAATTTGGACAGGTCAATGGCGTAATTGAGCTTGATTTGACCAGAAAAGAAATTGCCGATTTCGCCGGAACTACTGATGAACAGGTGATTCGTGTGGTTTCAAGTTTAAAAAAAGAATTACTTATTAAAACTGTTGGTAAGAAAATAGGAATATTAAATGCCGACAAATTAAAATCAGAAATCAAAGAACATAAATAGTTTTCTTCAAATTTTTTCTTCTCACTTTTCACTTCTCACTTTTTTATACGTATTTTTTACTACTTGTTTTTAAACTCTAATGGCTTGCTATGACTGGTTTAGTTTTAATTTTCTGCCAAAAAGCAGAAACAAAACCATTTTAATAACGCAAATTTTGGTATTAAAAAGTTGTTTTCGTCTGTTTTTAGTATAGTAACTAAGTATTAGTACTTACGTAAATTTGCTTCATACTAATTAAAACATATGATTATGCAAAACATTAAAACCACTTTACTAAATATTCAAGGATCTAAAAAAGGCGGTATTTCAGCTGTAAACCTTTCAAAATCTTTTTTACTAGGAATTGCTTTAACGCTATTATCTCAAAACGAAGCAAAAGCACAATTAACAGCTACAGGACAAATTAGAGAAAGAACTGAGCTTAGAGTAGGACAAGGAACTTTACAAAAAGAAGGTGATAAAGCAGGATTATTCACTTCACAAAGAGCACGATTAAATATAGGATTTACAGGATATCGATTTAAGATATATACGTCTTTACAAGATGTGCGTGTTTGGGGTCAAGATGCTTCGTCTATCAATAGAACAACTACAGAAGCTAATAATGGAATCTTATTTCATGAAGCTTGGGCAGAGGTAATGTTGAATGATACAACAAGCAAAATTCAGAATTTGTCTTTAAAAGTAGGACGTCAAGAAATCTCTTATGATGATCAAAAAGTTTTGGGAGGTTTAGACTGGTTGCAACAAGGAAGAAGACATGATGCAATTGTTTTCAAATATGCTAACAAAGGTTGGATTGCTGATGTAGGAGCTGCATTTAATCAAAATAAAGAATTGAATACAGGTACCGTTTATAACGGAGTGAATTCAG
Above is a window of Flavobacterium sp. 123 DNA encoding:
- a CDS encoding Crp/Fnr family transcriptional regulator, translated to MKGELANCTSCLNENCFIKRHIHLEQMKNYIDKKRSFVCKKTQQFIIEGAPIQGLYFIYKGKVKTVKTGIHGREQIVRLTKEGDTVGFRGFGTSKRYLIGAYALEDTVLCNFSNEDMLEILHTIPEFTFDLMLFYAEELNKSENNIRKIAQMNVRERVIDTLLYIHRKFGQVNGVIELDLTRKEIADFAGTTDEQVIRVVSSLKKELLIKTVGKKIGILNADKLKSEIKEHK